The proteins below come from a single Halostagnicola larsenii XH-48 genomic window:
- the nucS gene encoding endonuclease NucS, whose amino-acid sequence MTASDHAAPTTLERPAVETACETVADGIDRDALVTVFGRCSVEYDGRASSQLDAGDRHVMCKPDGTTLVHTDEGQQPVNWQPPGCTHEVFCDDGALFLESHRSTPQERLLIGFERVVHVSVFPVSDSSELTLVGTEEDLRQRILEDPGLLEPGFRPLATERDTPAGAIDIYGEDSVGRAVVVELKRRRVGPDAVSQLRRYVDALERDLHADASIRGILVAPSVTDRASGLLGEHGLEFVSLEPVSNG is encoded by the coding sequence GTGACCGCTTCCGATCACGCAGCGCCAACGACCCTCGAGCGACCTGCCGTCGAGACGGCGTGCGAAACCGTCGCCGACGGCATCGACCGGGACGCCTTGGTGACCGTCTTCGGACGCTGTTCCGTCGAGTACGACGGCCGTGCCTCGAGCCAGCTCGACGCCGGGGATCGACACGTCATGTGCAAACCGGACGGGACGACGCTGGTCCACACCGACGAGGGCCAGCAGCCGGTCAACTGGCAGCCCCCGGGGTGTACCCACGAGGTGTTTTGCGATGACGGCGCGCTGTTCCTCGAGAGTCACCGATCGACTCCCCAAGAGCGGCTGTTGATCGGGTTCGAACGCGTGGTTCACGTATCGGTTTTCCCCGTCTCCGACTCGAGCGAACTCACCCTCGTCGGGACCGAAGAGGACCTCCGCCAGCGGATCCTCGAGGACCCCGGCCTGCTCGAGCCCGGCTTTCGACCGCTGGCGACCGAGCGCGACACTCCTGCGGGTGCGATCGACATCTACGGCGAGGACTCGGTCGGGCGCGCGGTCGTCGTGGAACTCAAGCGCCGCCGGGTCGGCCCCGACGCGGTGAGCCAGTTGCGACGGTACGTCGATGCCCTCGAGCGGGATCTACACGCCGACGCGTCGATCCGGGGAATTCTGGTCGCGCCGTCGGTGACCGACCGGGCGAGCGGGCTCCTCGGCGAGCACGGCCTCGAGTTCGTCTCGCTCGAGCCAGTCAGTAACGGGTGA
- a CDS encoding helix-turn-helix domain-containing protein, whose protein sequence is MSLFGEFDIPAEAFALQDTLEELPDVVIEIERVVATEELLAPYFWVNGDDIDEFETVTETDPSVRNLRRLDDFDRSTLFRADWTENTDTIVYAYTHVGATILEASGQYNGWTLCIRFDEHEDLSQFQDYCDQREIPFQLVRLHELTQPRTGSQYGLTRKQHDALLAAYEMEYFDSADVALADVAAELDITPQSLSELLHRGYRSLVEQTLVVTSE, encoded by the coding sequence ATGAGCCTGTTCGGAGAGTTCGACATTCCCGCAGAGGCGTTCGCGCTCCAGGACACGTTAGAAGAGCTTCCCGACGTGGTCATCGAAATCGAACGCGTCGTTGCTACCGAAGAGTTGCTCGCACCGTATTTTTGGGTGAACGGCGACGACATCGACGAGTTTGAAACCGTCACCGAAACCGATCCGTCGGTTCGCAATCTCCGTCGGTTAGATGACTTCGATCGATCCACGTTGTTCCGAGCCGATTGGACCGAAAATACCGATACCATCGTTTACGCATACACCCATGTCGGTGCGACGATCCTCGAGGCCAGTGGACAGTACAACGGTTGGACGCTCTGTATCCGCTTCGACGAGCACGAGGACCTCAGCCAGTTTCAGGACTATTGTGACCAACGGGAGATTCCGTTTCAACTCGTTCGCCTCCACGAACTCACACAGCCGCGAACGGGGAGTCAGTACGGGTTGACACGAAAACAACACGACGCGTTGTTGGCTGCGTACGAGATGGAGTACTTCGACTCCGCGGACGTGGCCCTCGCGGATGTCGCCGCTGAACTCGATATCACGCCCCAATCTCTCTCGGAACTGTTACACCGCGGATACCGATCACTGGTCGAACAGACCCTCGTCGTGACTTCGGAGTGA
- a CDS encoding DMT family transporter, with protein sequence MIPIWFGYALLTAIVYAAIALLAKVVSGTEIDDPITLTIYSCVPFYAVYVAAGVLLEPTAISESAVSNPTPLSAVFTAIGFGVVSTVGYGIYYWGLVSGDVSRFVPALAIETIFVLVLGFVLLEESFPAGVYMGVLLVVFGALFISYEHESGSLRGTVGPSTIVVAAVAAGAFAVLNTGMKVLTTEFGTLEILFWISVGGLASVVALAPFREGDRVRPAVHSSNLLSSRPSKGTTVLVAGGLLNAVALLTFVRALETGPVSLATAITKLDVLLVFVGSLTLSKLTPELLAEQFDPFTLVQKGVASVVILAGCVLIQFGSG encoded by the coding sequence GTGATACCGATCTGGTTCGGTTACGCGCTGTTGACGGCTATCGTCTACGCGGCGATTGCACTCCTCGCGAAAGTCGTCAGCGGCACCGAAATCGACGATCCGATCACGCTGACGATCTACTCCTGCGTTCCGTTTTACGCCGTTTACGTCGCGGCCGGTGTACTCCTCGAGCCGACGGCGATATCGGAGAGCGCTGTCTCTAATCCGACGCCGCTATCGGCGGTGTTCACGGCGATTGGCTTCGGCGTCGTCTCGACGGTCGGCTACGGAATCTACTACTGGGGTCTCGTCAGCGGCGACGTCTCGCGGTTCGTCCCGGCGTTGGCCATCGAAACGATTTTCGTGCTCGTCCTCGGCTTTGTCCTCCTCGAGGAGTCGTTCCCGGCCGGCGTGTATATGGGCGTCCTACTCGTGGTATTCGGCGCGTTATTCATTTCCTACGAGCACGAGAGCGGGTCGCTTCGCGGGACCGTCGGGCCGTCGACCATCGTCGTTGCGGCGGTCGCCGCTGGGGCCTTTGCCGTGCTCAATACGGGAATGAAAGTCCTCACGACCGAGTTCGGAACACTCGAGATCCTCTTTTGGATCAGCGTCGGCGGACTGGCGTCGGTCGTCGCGCTCGCGCCGTTCCGGGAGGGTGATCGAGTCCGACCGGCCGTCCACTCGAGCAACCTGCTTTCCTCGCGACCCTCGAAGGGGACGACCGTTCTGGTCGCCGGTGGGCTGTTGAACGCCGTCGCATTGTTGACGTTTGTTCGGGCGCTCGAGACCGGGCCGGTCTCGCTCGCGACGGCGATCACTAAACTCGACGTGCTGCTCGTCTTCGTCGGATCGCTGACGTTGAGCAAGCTGACACCGGAACTGCTCGCCGAGCAGTTCGATCCGTTTACGCTGGTGCAAAAGGGGGTGGCGTCCGTGGTGATCCTCGCCGGCTGCGTGTTGATCCAATTCGGGTCCGGGTGA
- a CDS encoding 4a-hydroxytetrahydrobiopterin dehydratase, whose translation MPELAQEECVACTSDDDPLTGDAITNLYDRIDTDVWEVVDEHHLEGTYEFEDFRDALEFTYEIGELAEEEWHHPDIELSWGEVVVEMWTHKIDGLHKTDFVMAARMDRIHEKYAPTDDADDE comes from the coding sequence ATGCCCGAACTCGCACAAGAGGAGTGCGTCGCCTGCACCAGCGACGACGATCCGCTCACCGGCGACGCGATCACGAACCTGTACGACCGAATCGATACCGACGTCTGGGAGGTCGTCGACGAACACCACCTCGAGGGAACCTACGAATTCGAGGACTTTCGCGACGCCCTCGAGTTCACCTACGAGATCGGCGAACTCGCCGAGGAGGAGTGGCACCATCCGGACATCGAACTCTCGTGGGGCGAGGTCGTCGTCGAGATGTGGACTCACAAGATCGACGGCCTCCACAAGACCGATTTCGTAATGGCGGCGCGGATGGATCGGATTCACGAGAAGTACGCGCCAACGGACGACGCCGACGACGAGTGA
- a CDS encoding beta-CASP ribonuclease aCPSF1 yields MSTVEQQLDDLEEQITSELPADISVSSVKYEGPELVVYTRDPKKFAQKGDLIRQLASKLRKRITVRPDPSVLSRPETAREEIMNVIPEEAGVTDLDFHADTGEVVIEAQKPGMVIGRHGSTLRDITKNVGWTPEVVRTPPIESSTVSNVRNFLKQERDERRDVLERVGRQIHREEMSDDEYVRITTLGCCREVGRASFILSTPETRILIDCGDKPGAEGEVPYLHAPEALGAGPQTIDAVVLTHAHLDHSALIPLLFKYGYDGPIYCTEPTRDLMGLLTLDYLDVATKEGRTPPYESEMVREAIKHCIPLEYGDVTDIAPDVKLTFHNAGHILGSAVSHFHIGDGLYNVAFSGDIHYDDTRLFNGATNDFPRVETLVLESTYGGRNDYQTDQEESEEHLKEVINEVAERDGKVLIPAFAVGRSQEIMLVLEKAMREGEIPRMPVHLDGMIWEATAIHTTYPEYLRDDLRDRIFHDDENPFLADEFNHIDGGEEERQDVADGDSCIILSTSGMVTGGPIMSWLSHLGPDPDSSLVFVGYQAQGTLGRRIQNGWDEIPTSEVGAMGDSNGRGTLSLNMEVETVDGFSGHADREGLMNFVDTMNPRPEKVLCVHGDERSTQDLSSALYHDYNMRTFAPKNLETFRFL; encoded by the coding sequence ATGAGCACTGTAGAGCAGCAACTCGACGATTTGGAAGAACAGATCACGAGCGAGTTACCGGCAGATATCTCGGTCTCCTCGGTGAAATACGAAGGCCCCGAACTGGTGGTCTATACGCGCGACCCGAAGAAGTTCGCGCAGAAGGGCGACCTCATCCGGCAACTCGCGAGTAAGCTTCGAAAACGGATCACCGTCCGGCCCGATCCGAGCGTTCTCTCGAGACCCGAAACGGCTCGCGAGGAGATCATGAACGTCATCCCCGAAGAGGCGGGGGTCACGGACCTCGATTTCCACGCTGATACCGGCGAAGTCGTCATCGAAGCCCAGAAGCCGGGTATGGTGATCGGTCGCCACGGCTCGACGCTTCGAGACATCACGAAAAACGTCGGCTGGACGCCCGAAGTCGTTCGGACCCCGCCGATCGAGTCCTCGACGGTATCGAACGTCCGAAACTTCCTCAAACAAGAGCGCGACGAGCGCCGGGACGTCTTAGAGCGCGTCGGCAGACAGATCCACCGCGAGGAGATGTCCGACGACGAGTACGTCCGCATCACCACGCTGGGCTGCTGTCGCGAAGTCGGACGCGCATCGTTTATCCTCTCGACGCCCGAGACGCGTATCCTGATCGACTGCGGCGACAAACCCGGCGCAGAGGGCGAGGTGCCGTACCTCCACGCACCCGAGGCGCTCGGTGCCGGTCCGCAGACCATCGACGCCGTCGTGCTCACGCACGCCCACCTTGACCACTCCGCGCTGATTCCGCTCCTCTTTAAGTACGGCTACGACGGCCCGATCTACTGTACCGAGCCGACGCGCGACCTGATGGGACTGCTCACGCTCGACTATCTCGACGTCGCCACGAAGGAAGGGCGCACGCCGCCGTACGAATCCGAGATGGTCCGCGAGGCGATCAAACACTGCATCCCGCTCGAGTACGGCGACGTCACCGACATCGCGCCGGACGTCAAACTCACGTTCCACAACGCAGGGCACATCCTCGGCTCTGCGGTCAGTCACTTCCACATCGGCGACGGCCTTTACAACGTCGCGTTCTCGGGTGACATTCACTACGACGATACGCGCCTTTTCAACGGCGCGACAAACGACTTCCCGCGGGTCGAAACGCTCGTTCTCGAATCGACCTACGGCGGTCGGAACGATTACCAGACCGACCAGGAGGAGTCAGAAGAGCACCTGAAGGAGGTTATCAACGAGGTGGCCGAACGCGACGGAAAAGTTCTCATTCCGGCCTTCGCGGTTGGTCGGTCCCAGGAGATCATGCTCGTCTTAGAGAAGGCGATGCGCGAGGGCGAGATTCCGCGGATGCCGGTCCACCTCGACGGGATGATCTGGGAGGCGACGGCGATTCACACGACCTACCCCGAATACCTCCGCGACGACCTCCGCGATCGGATCTTCCACGACGACGAGAACCCGTTCCTCGCCGACGAGTTCAACCACATCGACGGCGGCGAGGAAGAGCGCCAGGACGTCGCCGACGGCGACTCCTGTATCATCCTCTCGACCTCCGGGATGGTCACCGGCGGTCCGATCATGTCGTGGCTGAGCCACCTCGGCCCGGATCCGGACTCGTCGCTGGTCTTCGTCGGCTACCAGGCCCAGGGAACGCTCGGCCGACGCATCCAGAACGGCTGGGACGAGATTCCGACCAGCGAAGTCGGAGCGATGGGCGATAGCAACGGCCGGGGCACGCTCTCGCTCAACATGGAAGTCGAAACCGTCGACGGGTTCTCCGGGCACGCCGACCGGGAGGGCCTGATGAACTTCGTCGACACGATGAACCCGCGTCCGGAGAAGGTCCTCTGTGTCCACGGCGACGAACGCTCCACGCAGGACCTCTCCTCCGCGCTCTATCACGACTACAACATGCGAACGTTCGCGCCGAAGAACCTCGAGACGTTCCGGTTCCTCTAG